A region of Phosphitispora fastidiosa DNA encodes the following proteins:
- a CDS encoding cytosine permease — translation MSKATDQEAIFGVVPMIKSEKKYGFIDTLLITSGYAIATWCYTQGAFMAQNLTFKQLIASVFGPNILFITLIALPAIFAVRYGVDIWVWMRSIFGVTANRVIAVAVIIMVLPWFSVCADIFAGSMMRLAEELGFGIAPGLRPVVALVCVLLGMFIALGGPGTIRLTNRFMVSALLLVGIIATVVAFTAVPLESITSFTPATYTKDTYALNIEASVAFAISWAMGVAVIPRLCNNERKGYWATSISYGVVAPFFVFTGGVLSLAMFAKTGIFTDDPTTILATLGGPKLALLSLLLVAIANIGTAGTGTYIYSMILKAVFPNLKFKWFAFITTAYMAVLTLWGGVVEYFGAFISYSAFLLAPICGILIVDYFFIRKQKVSLRALYDSNKSFKPIGFVSVVLGLVSGALVYNPGTGEILSPVFYFTTSSGLSFIVGSVSYLVLSFVMAKRKKN, via the coding sequence ATGAGTAAAGCAACCGATCAAGAAGCCATTTTCGGCGTAGTGCCGATGATAAAAAGCGAAAAGAAATACGGATTTATTGACACACTGCTGATTACCAGCGGATATGCCATTGCCACATGGTGTTATACACAGGGCGCTTTTATGGCGCAAAACCTGACTTTTAAGCAGTTAATAGCAAGCGTGTTCGGTCCCAACATACTTTTCATCACGCTGATAGCGCTTCCGGCGATTTTTGCGGTCCGGTATGGCGTGGACATTTGGGTTTGGATGCGCTCCATCTTCGGTGTAACGGCCAACAGGGTGATTGCAGTTGCGGTAATAATCATGGTGCTGCCTTGGTTTTCAGTGTGCGCGGATATATTCGCGGGTTCCATGATGCGTCTGGCCGAGGAGTTAGGGTTTGGAATTGCGCCGGGATTACGGCCGGTAGTTGCCTTGGTTTGCGTCCTCCTCGGAATGTTTATCGCGCTTGGAGGCCCGGGGACAATCAGATTGACCAACCGGTTTATGGTCTCTGCTCTGCTGCTGGTTGGAATAATCGCGACTGTTGTAGCATTTACCGCTGTACCGCTTGAGTCGATTACCAGCTTTACTCCTGCGACGTATACGAAAGACACCTACGCTCTGAATATAGAAGCCAGCGTGGCGTTTGCCATTTCCTGGGCTATGGGGGTAGCTGTCATACCGAGGCTGTGCAACAATGAGCGAAAAGGTTATTGGGCCACTTCCATCAGCTATGGTGTTGTCGCTCCGTTCTTTGTCTTTACCGGGGGCGTATTGTCTCTGGCAATGTTTGCAAAGACCGGAATCTTCACGGATGATCCGACAACCATTCTTGCCACGTTGGGCGGACCCAAGTTAGCACTGCTCTCTTTGTTATTGGTTGCAATTGCCAACATCGGAACTGCCGGTACGGGTACTTACATATACAGCATGATCCTGAAAGCAGTTTTCCCGAATCTTAAGTTTAAGTGGTTTGCCTTTATTACGACAGCTTACATGGCGGTCTTGACCCTTTGGGGTGGCGTAGTAGAATACTTTGGCGCGTTTATTTCCTATTCTGCATTTCTGCTGGCTCCGATTTGCGGTATATTGATAGTGGATTATTTCTTTATTCGCAAACAAAAGGTTTCACTGCGCGCTCTTTATGACTCAAATAAGAGCTTCAAACCGATAGGTTTCGTCTCCGTTGTGCTGGGTCTTGTGTCAGGGGCTTTGGTGTATAACCCTGGTACCGGCGAGATCCTCAGTCCTGTATTCTATTTCACCACCAGCAGCGGGCTTTCGTTTATAGTCGGCTCAGTGAGTTATCTGGTCTTATCCTTTGTCATGGCAAAAAGAAAAAAAAATTGA
- a CDS encoding helix-turn-helix domain-containing protein, whose amino-acid sequence MVDSLNNKTVYHKEELFLSHKSKISGVERISAVEKYLRGEDSLNHLAILLGVYPSNIRQWIQTYQSIGPNGLLNVSKNISYSETGVIL is encoded by the coding sequence GTGGTAGACAGTTTAAATAATAAAACTGTTTATCACAAGGAGGAGCTTTTTTTGTCCCACAAATCGAAAATATCAGGAGTAGAAAGAATATCGGCTGTTGAAAAATACCTTCGCGGGGAAGACTCACTTAATCATTTAGCAATTCTGTTAGGTGTTTACCCTTCAAACATCAGACAATGGATTCAAACTTATCAATCAATAGGTCCAAATGGTCTGCTTAATGTATCCAAGAATATTTCCTATTCAGAGACCGGAGTTATTCTATGA
- a CDS encoding thermonuclease family protein, whose translation MENTFMLVLLLTIFFAVILPRLYKKPRVVASAVICFALVTGCNYAATGKNNLITDNQAVNNRTVNNHRVDSQIEVVPAEVTSVIDGDTVDVIVDRNRERIRLIGVDTPETKHPTQPVEAYGPEASNFTNRVLNGKSVFLEFDVTERDKYGRMLAYVWLEKPLTGSNRKSDPKCSMRFCCLMDMPS comes from the coding sequence ATGGAAAACACTTTTATGCTTGTTTTATTATTAACAATATTTTTCGCAGTGATTCTTCCCCGGCTATATAAGAAGCCTAGGGTTGTTGCAAGTGCTGTCATATGTTTTGCCTTAGTAACAGGTTGTAACTATGCAGCTACAGGTAAAAACAACCTGATAACAGATAACCAGGCAGTAAATAATCGCACGGTAAACAACCACAGGGTTGACAGTCAGATAGAAGTGGTCCCGGCAGAGGTCACATCTGTAATTGATGGTGATACTGTAGATGTCATTGTGGATCGGAATCGGGAAAGGATACGGTTGATAGGGGTAGATACTCCTGAAACCAAACACCCCACCCAACCGGTGGAGGCTTATGGCCCGGAAGCTTCGAATTTTACCAATAGAGTATTAAACGGTAAGTCAGTCTTTTTGGAATTCGATGTAACAGAGAGAGATAAATACGGGCGGATGTTAGCCTATGTTTGGCTTGAAAAGCCATTAACGGGCAGTAATAGGAAATCAGATCCAAAATGTTCAATGCGGTTCTGCTGCTTAATGGATATGCCTAGTTGA
- a CDS encoding HNH endonuclease, whose protein sequence is MFFIKRNKKESEGGDTVNNALALCPNCHRKAHWCKTTKTNRAVS, encoded by the coding sequence ATTTTTTTCATCAAAAGAAACAAAAAGGAGAGTGAAGGGGGTGATACTGTTAACAATGCACTGGCACTGTGTCCAAACTGCCATAGAAAAGCTCATTGGTGCAAAACTACAAAAACAAACCGGGCTGTTTCCTGA
- a CDS encoding reverse transcriptase-like protein, giving the protein MNTLYIAVAGHAHQNNGESGIGICYYTDPAGVPFYEEAEYLGIETQNSTVYHAIFRALSRAAEWKFKNVVILSDNRLVVGQLADNMSVRAQSIMPLHESVKKISKSFNSLKVSFIKGKNNQKPKQLAKAASAASSERITAQALNFEVYPGISGLILAFTPKMMLVRFKYEKGSKIGVHRHYHEQGSYIVQGALKYVVADQDIVMLKGAGLVVSSYSDHEIEALEDTIEIVTYQPMRADLLEVSQHK; this is encoded by the coding sequence TTGAATACCTTATATATAGCAGTAGCCGGCCATGCACACCAGAATAATGGCGAATCGGGTATTGGAATCTGTTATTATACCGACCCTGCCGGGGTGCCATTTTATGAGGAAGCGGAGTACCTCGGTATAGAGACACAGAATTCGACAGTTTATCATGCGATTTTCCGGGCTTTATCAAGGGCTGCAGAATGGAAATTTAAAAATGTGGTCATATTATCAGATAATCGGCTGGTAGTCGGTCAACTTGCCGATAATATGTCTGTCAGGGCACAAAGTATCATGCCGCTTCATGAAAGTGTAAAAAAGATTTCCAAGTCATTTAACAGTCTGAAGGTATCTTTTATAAAAGGGAAAAATAATCAGAAACCCAAGCAGCTTGCAAAGGCAGCCTCGGCGGCATCATCAGAACGCATAACCGCCCAAGCCCTGAATTTTGAGGTTTATCCGGGCATATCGGGGCTTATTCTTGCCTTTACTCCTAAAATGATGCTTGTCAGATTTAAGTACGAGAAGGGCTCCAAGATTGGAGTTCACCGGCACTATCACGAGCAGGGCAGTTATATCGTCCAGGGAGCGCTGAAGTATGTGGTTGCCGACCAGGATATCGTAATGCTTAAAGGCGCCGGTCTGGTGGTTAGTTCATATTCCGACCATGAGATTGAAGCTCTGGAGGACACGATAGAAATAGTCACATATCAACCAATGAGAGCAGATCTGCTGGAAGTGAGCCAGCACAAATAG
- a CDS encoding zinc ribbon domain-containing protein, with protein sequence MKNITNLWEIQNLEENKGKIQRQIKSIPEYRELKELKTEIEAGQKEVHGLKRELELVKKSIRCEEDALAVFKEKIEKASEELYGGQNSSAKELETAEKNVAKLRLQCTAVEEKILVIMEKADNQEKKIEKLRSALEDRKNTFKSLNSRYKITKEGLYNALTEVTSRLDVIKGKVPPEALQKYQKLCTGFKDGKGIAALQGGICSGCNMSVSFDILKKAKDRSDVKCDNCGRLLIMK encoded by the coding sequence TTGAAGAATATTACAAACCTTTGGGAAATACAGAACCTCGAAGAAAACAAAGGGAAAATACAACGACAGATTAAGTCTATTCCTGAATACAGGGAGCTTAAAGAGTTAAAAACAGAGATTGAGGCAGGGCAGAAGGAAGTACATGGATTGAAAAGGGAACTGGAACTGGTGAAAAAAAGTATTCGTTGTGAAGAAGATGCACTGGCAGTTTTCAAGGAGAAGATTGAAAAAGCAAGTGAGGAACTGTATGGAGGTCAAAACAGCAGCGCCAAGGAGCTGGAAACGGCCGAAAAAAATGTTGCCAAACTCAGGCTGCAGTGCACTGCTGTTGAAGAAAAGATATTGGTAATTATGGAAAAGGCCGATAATCAGGAAAAAAAGATTGAAAAATTGAGGTCCGCACTGGAAGACCGGAAGAATACCTTTAAAAGCCTGAACAGCAGGTATAAAATAACAAAAGAGGGTTTATACAACGCTCTTACAGAGGTTACTTCACGCTTGGATGTAATTAAGGGAAAAGTACCGCCGGAGGCGCTGCAAAAGTATCAAAAACTTTGTACCGGGTTTAAAGACGGCAAAGGGATTGCGGCTCTGCAGGGAGGGATCTGTTCGGGGTGCAATATGAGTGTTTCTTTTGACATATTAAAAAAAGCAAAAGACCGCAGCGATGTAAAGTGTGATAATTGCGGGAGGCTTCTGATAATGAAGTAA
- a CDS encoding Nif3-like dinuclear metal center hexameric protein → MPALKCQTVINLMENYFPKSLAEEWDSIGLQVGDPGSVVTGVMVTLDINVQTAAEAVTKGANMIVSHHPLIFKPLKHIRRDLAHGSLLAELIKNDISVYCAHTNMDSAREGVNQELAELLELQDLEVLNPDKTERLFKIVVYIPRGYEDVVREAMARAGAGWIGNYSDCTFSVQGTGTFKAAEGCDPFIGQVGVLEKTDEFRMETVIREEHVHRVVKAMIKAHPYEEVAYDIFRLENTGQRMGLGRVGTLPQAVRLEDLLKSIKRNLNISNLRYGGSPDMTVRKIAVCGGSGASLMHKAAFAGADVFLTGDLKYHEAQDILALKMAFVDAGHFATEFPVVDRVAGLLRNGFDKAGYSVPVHVSENNNDPFGYF, encoded by the coding sequence ATGCCTGCTCTCAAATGCCAGACAGTAATTAATTTAATGGAAAATTATTTCCCCAAAAGTCTTGCTGAGGAATGGGACAGTATAGGTCTACAGGTCGGGGACCCCGGGAGTGTGGTCACCGGAGTCATGGTAACCCTGGACATCAATGTCCAAACAGCAGCTGAGGCTGTAACCAAGGGTGCAAACATGATTGTTTCGCACCATCCTTTGATATTCAAGCCGCTAAAGCATATCAGACGTGATTTGGCCCATGGCAGCTTATTGGCTGAACTGATAAAAAATGATATCAGCGTATATTGTGCCCATACTAATATGGACAGCGCCCGGGAAGGAGTAAACCAGGAGCTGGCAGAGCTGTTGGAGCTTCAGGACCTGGAAGTATTAAACCCCGATAAAACTGAGAGACTATTTAAAATAGTGGTTTATATTCCCCGGGGCTATGAGGATGTAGTCCGTGAAGCCATGGCCAGGGCGGGTGCGGGGTGGATTGGTAATTATTCGGACTGCACTTTTTCGGTGCAGGGGACCGGTACTTTTAAGGCGGCAGAAGGGTGTGACCCGTTTATCGGTCAGGTGGGCGTACTAGAAAAAACAGATGAATTCAGGATGGAAACGGTAATCCGGGAAGAACATGTCCACCGGGTTGTCAAAGCCATGATTAAAGCCCATCCTTATGAAGAGGTCGCTTATGATATTTTCAGGCTGGAAAACACCGGTCAAAGGATGGGTCTTGGAAGGGTGGGCACACTTCCCCAGGCGGTGCGCTTAGAAGATCTGCTTAAAAGTATTAAAAGAAATCTTAATATTTCAAACTTGCGCTATGGCGGCAGTCCGGATATGACAGTGCGGAAAATAGCGGTCTGCGGTGGAAGCGGGGCCAGTTTGATGCATAAAGCCGCATTTGCGGGGGCAGATGTATTTCTTACCGGTGATTTGAAATACCACGAAGCTCAGGATATTCTCGCACTTAAAATGGCTTTTGTGGATGCCGGGCATTTTGCCACCGAATTTCCTGTTGTTGACAGGGTTGCCGGTTTGCTGCGGAATGGCTTTGACAAAGCGGGATACAGCGTACCTGTTCATGTTTCGGAAAACAACAATGATCCTTTCGGATATTTTTAG
- a CDS encoding tRNA (adenine(22)-N(1))-methyltransferase — MRLPPRLMTIAKFIPTGSVVADIGTDHAILPVYLIKQGISEKVIAGDLNKGPLEMAEKNVLEAGLLDKIRLRQGNGLEIIDAGEVDTVVIAGMGGATIREIIENAGGAAHSLKRLVLQPMNDSRRLRQWLVKNGWGIEDEDVVEEDGRLYEIICAVPGNEKTADMEIVAVGPRLFEKRHPLLIKVIRNELDNYNRIFLDMGKSASPKTALKRREVRQEIEILERIEKCLLSNARQ; from the coding sequence TTGAGACTTCCCCCGCGGTTAATGACAATTGCAAAATTTATTCCAACTGGCAGCGTAGTCGCAGATATTGGTACAGACCATGCTATACTGCCGGTTTATTTGATTAAACAGGGCATTTCAGAGAAAGTGATTGCCGGAGACCTCAACAAAGGCCCGCTGGAAATGGCTGAAAAAAATGTTCTTGAAGCAGGCCTCTTGGACAAAATAAGGCTCAGACAGGGTAACGGACTGGAAATAATCGATGCTGGCGAAGTAGATACAGTTGTTATTGCGGGGATGGGAGGTGCCACGATCCGGGAGATCATTGAAAATGCCGGGGGCGCTGCTCATAGCTTGAAAAGACTGGTTCTTCAGCCGATGAATGATTCCCGGCGGTTAAGGCAGTGGCTGGTCAAAAACGGGTGGGGCATTGAGGACGAGGATGTTGTTGAGGAAGACGGCCGGCTTTATGAGATTATTTGTGCTGTCCCTGGAAATGAAAAGACTGCGGATATGGAGATAGTAGCAGTGGGGCCGAGGCTGTTTGAAAAAAGACACCCGCTCCTGATTAAAGTAATACGGAATGAATTGGATAATTATAATAGGATTTTTTTAGATATGGGAAAAAGCGCTTCGCCGAAAACCGCGTTAAAAAGGCGGGAAGTTCGGCAGGAAATCGAGATTTTGGAGAGGATTGAAAAATGCCTGCTCTCAAATGCCAGACAGTAA